A window from Micromonospora terminaliae encodes these proteins:
- the rfbB gene encoding dTDP-glucose 4,6-dehydratase, with amino-acid sequence MRILVTGGAGFIGSAYVRRLLTGAEPDLSPGAVTVLDAWTYAATDGALDPVRADPRLRIVRGDIRDAALVDATVAGHDTIVHFAAESHVDRSIAAAADFVTTNVVGTQILLDAALRHGVRRFVQVSTDEVYGSIATGAWTEQTALDPSSPYSASKAAADLLALAYHRTHGLDVVVTRGANTYGPYQYPEKIIPLFVTNLLDGHDVPLYGDGGNVRDWLHVDDHCHGVALAQTRGRAGGIYHLGSGDELTNRDLTGRLLAACGAGWERVRPVADRKGHDRRYALDTTTTRRELGWHPTVDLDAGLAATVDWYRANRAWWTPLKPHR; translated from the coding sequence GTGAGAATCCTCGTCACCGGCGGCGCCGGCTTCATCGGGTCGGCGTACGTCCGGCGGCTGCTCACCGGCGCCGAGCCGGACCTCTCCCCCGGCGCCGTCACCGTGCTCGACGCCTGGACCTACGCCGCCACCGACGGCGCCCTCGACCCGGTCCGCGCCGACCCGCGGCTGCGAATCGTCCGCGGCGACATCCGCGACGCCGCCCTGGTCGACGCCACCGTCGCCGGTCACGACACCATCGTGCACTTCGCCGCCGAGTCGCACGTGGACCGCTCCATCGCCGCCGCCGCCGACTTCGTCACCACCAACGTGGTCGGCACCCAGATCCTGCTCGACGCGGCCCTACGCCACGGCGTGCGCCGCTTCGTCCAGGTCTCCACCGACGAGGTGTACGGCTCCATCGCCACCGGCGCCTGGACCGAGCAGACCGCCCTCGACCCCAGTTCCCCGTACTCGGCCAGCAAGGCCGCGGCGGACCTGCTCGCCCTGGCCTACCACCGCACCCACGGCCTCGACGTCGTGGTCACCCGCGGCGCCAACACCTACGGGCCCTACCAGTACCCCGAGAAGATCATCCCGCTGTTCGTCACCAACCTGCTCGACGGGCACGACGTGCCCCTCTACGGCGACGGCGGCAACGTCCGGGACTGGCTGCACGTCGACGACCACTGCCACGGCGTCGCGCTCGCGCAGACCCGCGGCCGGGCCGGCGGCATCTACCACCTGGGCAGCGGCGACGAACTCACCAACCGGGACCTCACCGGCCGGCTGCTCGCCGCCTGCGGCGCCGGCTGGGAACGCGTCCGGCCGGTCGCCGACCGCAAGGGCCACGACCGCCGGTACGCCCTCGACACCACCACCACCCGCCGTGAGCTGGGCTGGCACCCGACGGTCGACCTCGACGCCGGGCTGGCCGCCACGGTCGACTGGTACCGGGCCAACCGCGCCTGGTGGACGCCGCTGAAGCCGCACCGCTGA
- the pafA gene encoding Pup--protein ligase, translating to MERRIFGLETEYGVTCTYRGQRRLSPDEVARYLFRRVVSWGRSSNVFLRNGARLYLDVGSHPEYATPECDSVTDLVAHDRAGERILEGLLVDAEKRLHDEGIAGEIYLFKNNTDSAGNSYGCHENYLVSRHGEFGRLADVLIPFLVTRQLICGAGKVLQTPRGAVYCLSQRAEHIWEGVSSATTRSRPIINTRDEPHADAERYRRLHVIVGDSNMNEVTTLLKVGTADIVLRMIEAGVVMRDLTLENPIRAIREVSHDITGRRKVRLASGKEVSALEIQQEYLAKATEFVERRGGDQTAKRVVELWGRVLRAVETGDLDPVAREIDWVTKLRLIERYQRKHDLPLSHPRVAQMDLAYHDLRRGRGLYGLLERRGEVDRVATDPEIFEAKETPPQTTRARLRGEFIRHAQEKRRDFTVDWVHLKLNDQAQRTVLCKDPFRAYDERVERLIASM from the coding sequence ATGGAGCGGCGAATCTTCGGCCTCGAAACCGAGTACGGCGTCACCTGCACCTATCGCGGGCAACGCCGACTGTCCCCCGACGAGGTCGCGCGGTACCTGTTCCGGCGGGTGGTGTCGTGGGGCCGGTCGAGCAACGTGTTCCTGCGCAACGGAGCCCGCCTCTATCTGGACGTGGGCTCGCACCCGGAGTACGCGACGCCGGAGTGCGACTCGGTGACCGACCTGGTGGCCCACGACCGGGCGGGGGAGCGGATCCTGGAGGGGCTGCTCGTCGACGCGGAGAAGCGGCTGCACGACGAGGGCATCGCGGGTGAGATCTACCTGTTCAAGAACAACACCGACTCGGCCGGCAACTCGTACGGCTGCCACGAGAACTACCTGGTGTCCCGGCACGGCGAGTTCGGCCGCCTGGCCGACGTGCTGATCCCGTTCCTGGTCACCCGTCAGTTGATCTGCGGGGCGGGCAAGGTCCTCCAGACGCCGCGCGGAGCGGTCTACTGCCTGTCGCAGCGGGCCGAGCACATCTGGGAGGGCGTCTCCTCGGCGACCACCCGCAGCCGGCCGATCATCAACACGCGGGACGAGCCGCACGCCGACGCCGAGCGCTACCGGCGGCTGCACGTGATCGTCGGCGACTCGAACATGAACGAGGTCACGACGCTGCTGAAGGTCGGGACCGCCGACATCGTGCTGCGGATGATCGAGGCCGGTGTGGTGATGCGGGACCTCACGCTGGAGAACCCGATCCGGGCGATCCGCGAGGTGTCCCACGACATCACCGGCCGGCGGAAGGTGCGGCTGGCCTCCGGCAAGGAGGTCTCGGCGCTGGAGATCCAGCAGGAATACCTGGCGAAGGCGACGGAGTTCGTCGAGCGCCGGGGTGGGGACCAGACCGCGAAGCGGGTGGTGGAGCTCTGGGGCCGCGTGCTGCGGGCCGTGGAGACCGGTGACCTGGACCCGGTGGCCCGCGAGATCGACTGGGTGACGAAGCTGCGGCTGATCGAGCGCTACCAGCGCAAGCACGACCTGCCGCTGTCGCACCCCCGGGTCGCGCAGATGGACCTGGCCTACCACGACCTGCGGCGCGGCCGGGGCCTCTACGGGCTGCTGGAACGGCGCGGCGAGGTCGACCGGGTGGCCACCGACCCGGAGATCTTCGAGGCGAAGGAGACCCCGCCGCAGACCACCCGGGCGCGGCTGCGCGGCGAGTTCATCCGGCACGCCCAGGAGAAGCGGCGGGACTTCACCGTGGACTGGGTGCACCTCAAGCTGAACGACCAGGCCCAGCGCACGGTGCTGTGCAAGGACCCGTTCCGGGCGTACGACGAGCGGGTGGAACGGCTCATCGCGAGCATGTGA